The Brachyhypopomus gauderio isolate BG-103 chromosome 12, BGAUD_0.2, whole genome shotgun sequence genome window below encodes:
- the pcnp gene encoding PEST proteolytic signal-containing nuclear protein isoform X2, protein MANVHHRDEGLHDGGPEEKGGGVKSNTVSPSVGPGAGPRKRSASDSLGPKEDDPPNQPVRLKIAKPAHSTSAQSLKTSAPISIKLGASKPKEAAPTLPVKKPASVFEEDDSEPEEMPPEAKMRMKNIGRDTPTSAGPNSFNKGKQGFSDHQKLWERKLKAHTDQ, encoded by the exons ATGGCGAATGTGCATCATCGCGACGAAGGGCTTCATGATGGAG GACCAGAGGAGAAGGGGGGCGGTGTGAAAAGTAACACTGTCTCTCCCAGCGTGGGCCCCGGGGCAGGCCCAAGAAAGCGCTCAGCCAGTGACAGCCTTGGCCCAAAAGAGGATGATCCCCCAAACCAACCTGTGCGCCTCAAAATAGCCAAACCAGCCCACAGCACAAGCGCCCAGTCTCTGAAGACGTCTGCCCCTATTTCCATCAAGCTAGGAGCCAGT AAACCTAAGGAAGCTGCACCCACCTtacctgttaaaaaacctgCATCTGTTTTTGAGGAAGACGAC AGTGAACCAGAGGAGATGCCTCCAGAAGCCAAGATGAGGATGAAGAACATTGGACG GGACACACCAACTTCAGCAGGACCCAACTCCTTCAACAAAGGCAAACAGGGATTCTCAGACCATCAGAAACTCTGGGAGAGGAAATTGAAGGCGCACACAGACCAGTAG
- the mylz3 gene encoding myosin, light polypeptide 3, skeletal muscle → MGDFTADQIEDFKEAFGLFDRVGDSKVAYNQIADIMRALGQNPTNKDVKAILGNPSADDMANKRVDFDTFLPMLKKVDGNQKGAYDDYVEGLRVFDKEGNGTVMGTELRIVLSTLGERMTEREVDDLMKGQEDENGTINYEAFVKNILSV, encoded by the exons ATG GGTGACTTCACTGCTGACCAGATTGAAG ACTTCAAGGAGGCCTTTGGTCTCTTTGACAGAGTTGGTGACAGCAAAGTTGCCTACAACCAGATTGCTGACATCATGCGGGCTCTCGGACAGAACCCCACCAACAAGGATGTAAAGGCAATTCTGGGCAACCCTTCTGCCGATG ATATGGCTAACAAGAGGGTTGATTTTGACACCTTCCTGCCCATGCTGAAGAAGGTGGACGGCAACCAGAAGGGCGCATATGACGACTATGTTGAGGGTCTGCGCGTCTTCGATAAGGAGGGCAACGGCACAGTGATGGGTACTGAGCTGCGCATTGTGCTGTCCACACTGG GTGAGAGGATGACTGAGCGTGAGGTTGACGACTTGATGAAGGGTCAAGAGGACGAGAACGGCACCATCAACTATGAAG CCTTTGTCAAGAACATTCTGTCTGTGTAA
- the pcnp gene encoding PEST proteolytic signal-containing nuclear protein isoform X1, producing the protein MANVHHRDEGLHDGAGPEEKGGGVKSNTVSPSVGPGAGPRKRSASDSLGPKEDDPPNQPVRLKIAKPAHSTSAQSLKTSAPISIKLGASKPKEAAPTLPVKKPASVFEEDDSEPEEMPPEAKMRMKNIGRDTPTSAGPNSFNKGKQGFSDHQKLWERKLKAHTDQ; encoded by the exons ATGGCGAATGTGCATCATCGCGACGAAGGGCTTCATGATGGAG CAGGACCAGAGGAGAAGGGGGGCGGTGTGAAAAGTAACACTGTCTCTCCCAGCGTGGGCCCCGGGGCAGGCCCAAGAAAGCGCTCAGCCAGTGACAGCCTTGGCCCAAAAGAGGATGATCCCCCAAACCAACCTGTGCGCCTCAAAATAGCCAAACCAGCCCACAGCACAAGCGCCCAGTCTCTGAAGACGTCTGCCCCTATTTCCATCAAGCTAGGAGCCAGT AAACCTAAGGAAGCTGCACCCACCTtacctgttaaaaaacctgCATCTGTTTTTGAGGAAGACGAC AGTGAACCAGAGGAGATGCCTCCAGAAGCCAAGATGAGGATGAAGAACATTGGACG GGACACACCAACTTCAGCAGGACCCAACTCCTTCAACAAAGGCAAACAGGGATTCTCAGACCATCAGAAACTCTGGGAGAGGAAATTGAAGGCGCACACAGACCAGTAG